The region GGCGTACGGCGTCTGCTCGCGGCGGAGTTCCTCGATCATCCGGTCGACGCGCCACAGGCTCTGGGTCGAGTAGTCGAGGCGCAGCCGCGCGCCCTCGCGCATCGTCGCGACGGTGTCGGCGGCCCAGCGCACGGGTTTGGCGGCGGCCTGCGGGCGGGCTGGTGCTCGGTGTGCTGCTCGGTGTGCGGTCACAGTCCAGGAAAGCGCGCAGGTGGCGATCGGTGTCACCCGATTCCGGCGGCTGACGGGGATCAGCGCGGGACCGCCCCACGTCCACCCCAGGACGACCACAGGAAAGCCACAGGGCTCACCCTCCTTTGAGGGTCACGCCCGTCCCCGTGCCCGTCGCGACACCACCGCGCGCAGCACGCGCCGCCCCTCCGTCGACACCGCCAGCGCCTGCCGCAGTCCGCCGGAACCGTGCCCGGCGAGCAGTTCCAGGACGGTGATCTGCCGCCGCAGTTCGGCCGCCACGAGGGGCGACATGCCCTCCGTGGCGCCCGCGCGGTAGGACTCGACCGAGGACGGACCGGTGGCGGAGGCGGCGGAAGCGGCGGAGGCGTCCAGGAGTTGGTGGATGCGGAGGGCGGCGACGGAGCAGGCGTCGGCCCATTCGCGCACTCCGGCCGCGGACCGGACGGCGGGGGCGGCGGCGAGCATCCACCGGGCGAGGAGGGCGGCCTCACCCTCGGGGGAGAGCGCGGGGGCGGGGGCTGGGGCGTCCGGTCCGCCGTCGGTGTCGAGCTTGGCGCGGGCCTGTTCCAGACGGGTCGCCCAGTCCTCCGCGTCGCTGCCGTCGGCAAGGCCGGCCCACAGGGGGCGCAGGATCTCGTCGTCCCCTCCCAGGAGGGACACGCACCGATCCAAACAAGCCAGTCCGCCGGCTGTCAGGGCACGCTCGTCGGCATCGGCGATCAGTTCCACCAGGCTCATGCAGGCATCCCCTCCCAGGGCGCCATCCCTTACGGAGCCCGTACTCTCCCCTACTGCGTGCAACGTACCCGGAGCGTCACAGAGGCAGAACGCCGAGCCGGTCGAGGAACCTGAAGAACAGGTTTTCGGCCAACGGGTCGGGTTCCGAAGTCAGTACGTCCAGAAGCGGCCCGGCGTTCACGGTGTGGCCGGCCTCGGCCGCCCAGTCGACCGCGCGTTCGGCCGCGTCGCCGGGTTCGAGGAAGTAGTCGTCGAGGGTGAGCGTGAGCCCCTCGTCCGATTCATCCGACCCGTTCTCCCCGTCGTCGCCCTGCCCGGCGCCCAGGTATCCGGCCATGGCGTCGCGCGCCAGACAGGTGGTCCACGCCCCGCTCTCGGGCGCCGCCGCCTCCAGCACCACGCAGTGGCTGTCCATGACGTACCCGAAGAGCGCGGGCGCGCCGGTCTCCAGGGCGAGGGTGTTCATGCTGCCGATGTCGGCGCCGCCGCTCGGGTACTCCCACACCTGCCAGCCGTCGTCGCGCCGTTCGCGCGAGGTCAGCCCGTCGCGCACCGCACGCAGCGCGTCGGTCTCGGCGAGCGGCCGCGCGCTCCTGCCCACGATCAAGTAGCCCCAGTAACCCAATGCCATCCCCCTGGCCTTTTGGTTCTGCTCGCACTGCCCGCGCCGAATACACCACAGACAGCGGCGGGTTGGCCAGGGATCCGACAATCGGACGTCAGACGCCCACGGAGGCGGGGCCCTGCAGGGCCTTCTCGTGCTGCATACGGGTCAGCCGGAGCACGACGAGGATCGCGAGCACGGCTGCCACCAGGTCGACGGCGTCGGAGAAGAGCACCTGGCCGGTGGCGTCCTGGATCTCCTCTGCCGTGTCGGCCCGGTCGTACGCTCTGGACCCGAAACTGTCGGTGAAGAGCGCGATGAGCCACAGCGTCCACCAGGCGTTGACGAGTGCGTGCGAGGCGCGGGTTCCGGCGGCGCTGCTCGCGTCCCAGATGTCCAGCATGATCCGGCGCGGGAACCACAGGCAGACGACCGGCACGAACCAGCCCCAGCCCGCCCAGCCGCGCTTCATGCTGTGCCCGAACGGATCGAACACCTCGGCGTTGACCCGCACGCGCAGGAACCAGACGAGGTAGAAGACGGCCGTCGCGACGAAGGTCACCGTCTGCGCGACCCCGGCGGCGGCGTAGAGCGTGTCCGCGTGGTCGGCGCGGCGCATGAGGGCGTTGTAACCGCCGACGCCGAGGCCGTCGTCCGCGAGGGAGCCCATCGCGTCGTACATGGTGAGGCCGGCGTAGACGGAGAAGAGGTCGGCGGCGAGGACCACGCCGAGCATCACGGCGACGGCCTTGCCGAGTCCGACCGGCGAACGCAGCCAGGCCGGTCCGTGCGGCTGGACGACGGGCCCGGTGGGCGCGGTCGGCGGCGAGAGCACGGGCTGGGACACGAACGTGCGCCCGGACGTGGGCTCGTCGGCGGCGTCGGCGCAGTCCCAGCACAGGCCCTCGGGTGAAGCGGCCGTGGACAGCTTGCAGTGCTTGCACAACATACGGATCCCCCGGAAACGAGAAAGCGGGCGCCGCCCCTCCCCAGGGCCACGCCCGACAGACAGACGAATACATGTACTAGTCGTGCGGAACCTATGGCGCACCGGGCCCGTACGTCCACCCCGTTTCAGCCCAACCTTCCCGCCAGCTTCCTGAAGTCGGTCCAGGACAGGGGCGGCTGGGCGCGGGGGTCCCACAGCTTCTGCACGGTCGCCCGCAGCGGCATCCGTATCCCGGCGGCCACCTGGTTCTGTGTCTGCGATCCGGCGAGGTCGCACCAGACGGCGAAGACCCCGCCGAGTATCTGCCCGTCGTACGCCGAGGAGACGGCCGTACTGCCGCGCAGCACCCGGGGCGTCCACTGCTTGTAGATCCGCTCGCCGGTGGGGTAGACGAAGGTGTTCGGCTGCCCGAGCACGTAGTAGAGGTACTCGTCGTTGTAGTTGACGACCTTGCGGCCGGCGCTCAGATACCCGGCCGGCTGCCGGGCGCCGATCTCCTTGCCGGTCCAGTAGGCGACCTGGATGTTCTTGCCCGGCTGCACGGAACTCGACTGGTAGAAGCCGTCGTTCCAGGCGCGCATGGCTGTCCGGCCGTGGGCGCGGACAGTGGCGGCCCGGTCGTTGAGCCAGCCCGTAGCGAGGTCGGAGACACCGGCGCCGGACCCGTACTTCTGGGCGGCCGCGGCGGCGAGCTGGGGGTAGGAGGTCGCCGGACTGGAGACCGTCAGGGCCCGGTACTCGTCGCCGCCCAGGTTCCAGGACGCGCCGGGGAAGAGGTCGGCGTACTCGCCCAGCAGATCGTCGACGATCTTCGCGGACTCCGGCTTGGAGATGTCGATCGCCCCGCGGGCCGGCGTGCCCTGCGCGTTTCTCAGCTGGAGGTCGGGGTGGGCGGCGAGGACCGCGCCGAGGTGCCCCGGGCTGTCGATCTCGGGTACGACGGTGATGTGGCGGCTCGCGGCGAGGGCGACGATGCCGCGGACCTCGGCCTTGGTGAGGTGGTCGCTGGACACGATCTCCGGGTGGGTGTCGGAGGCGATCCGGAAGCCCTGGTCGTCGGAGAAGTGCAGGCCCAGCTCGTTGAACTTGAGGTCGCCCAGCTCACGGACGCGGTCCTTGATCCACGACGCCGTGAAGGGCTTGCGGGCGATGTCCAGCATGAACCCGCGCTGCGCCTTGGCCGGCCGGTCGCGCACGACGCCCTCGGGGGCGGTGCTCCCGCCGCTCACCTCCTGCTTGAGGGTGCGGGTGCCGTAGAAGACGCCGGCTTCGGCGGGGCCGGCGACGGTGACGCGGCCGTTGGTGACGGTGAGGGTGTAGGACTCGGGGCCCTTCGCGGCCTGACCCGGGTCCAGCTTGAGCTGGACGTCCCCGGCACGCGGGGCGGCCGTCCCGCCGTACGTCATCCTCAGCTCACCGGCGAGCAGCTTCCCCTCGTCGGCGAGTGCGCCGGCGCCGACGACCACCCGGGACGCCGACGCTGGGCGCCAGCCCGGACCCCGGGCGGGTATGTGCTCGCGTACGGCGGGGATGGTGCGGGGCGTCTTGGAGAGCGGGTAGACGCGGGCCGGAGACGGGGAGGGCGGGGCGGGGGCCTGGGCGCGGGACGAGGTGGACGGGGAGCTGGCCGCCCCGGCCGCGTCCGAGGAACGCGCGGCGCCGGTCGACGCGATGTCACTGCCGGCGCCGGTGTCGGGGCCCGCGTCGCCGACCGGCCAGAGGGCGACGGTCACGCCCACCGCACCGGCCGCCACGAGAACACCGGCCCCGAGAAGCAACCCGGGCCCCTGCCCGTACGTCTTCCTCCCCAGACCCCGTTTCCGCTCGGGAGCCCGACGCCTGCGCCCGGTCACCGGTCTCCACCTGCCCGAGCCTCACGTATCGCCCGCATGCCACGCACCTCCTGATTCGCCTCCACCTCTGAAACCTACGACCGCACCCCACCGAAGTGGTCCACCGTACGTTCCGAAACTCTCCCGTTCGGGTGAAATTCAGACGTCCGTCGGACAGCTACTGACCACTTCTCGATAATGTGAGCGGTACTTCTCTCACACTCGTCCCACGCTTCTCCCGCACATCTCCCCACCCGCCTCCCCAGAACACCGAGGACTCACGCTGTCCGCGCACCGTCTTCCCCACCTCTCCGGCCCGCTCGCCATGCCGGCCCAGACGCGCGCCGAGTCCCCCTCTCCTACGCCGCCGAGCCTGGAGCGGTTCAACACCGAGCCCGCCGAGGACATCGAGCGCACGCTCCTCAGCTGCCTGCACAGCCTCCGCTGGGCCCGCCGCCTCACGGACCACCGCCCCTACCCCGACCTGGACTCCCTGCTCGCCGCAGCGGACGAGGCGGCGTACGACCTGACCCCGGGCGACCTCTCCGAGGCCCTGGCCGCCGAGGCTCTGCCGGCGCTGCCTGACGGGGTGTACTCGGCGGCCCACATGGCCCTGGGGGCGGCGCATGCGGCGTACGAGAGCCGATTCGGCCACGTGTTCGTCATCTGCGTCGACCACATTTCCCCGGACGAGGCCCTCAACCAGGTCCTGTCAGGCATCCGGTCACGTCTGACGAACGATCCGGAGGAGGAACGGGTGGTCGCGGCAGAGGAACTCCGGCGCCTGGCAAGAAAACGGCTGGCGAGTCACCTCAGGGGCGCGGGGAACTGCGCGACCAGCCGCAACTGACCCGCACCCGGCGAAACAACCGCAAGCACCTCCCCCAGTAGCCGCACGCAGTAGCCCGTACGAGCCTGTTTGATCACATCGGTAGGCCCGCTGTAAGCGTTCCGACAACACGTCGCTACGATGGCCAGGGCCGGTGGACCGTACCCGGCCGGGCCCGTCCGACACCCGAAGCCGGCGCGGCTCCAGATCCCCGCTCCCGGAGGGTTTTCCGTGCCGGCTGGAACGCTGTACCGCGGCCGGGAAGGAATGTGGTCCTGGGTGGCTCATCGAGTCACCGGCGTCCTCATCTTCTTCTTCCTGTTCGTACACGTCCTGGACACCGCTCTCGTCCGTGTCTCCCCCGAGGCATACGACGGCGTCGTGGCCACGTACAAGAACCCGATCGTCGCCGTGCTGGAGTACGGCCTCGTCGCCGCCATCCTCTTCCACGCGCTCAACGGCCTCCGCGTCATCGCCGTCGACTTCTGGTCGAAGGGCCCGCGCTTCCAGAAGCAGATGCTGTGGACCGTCGTCGGCCTGTGGATCGTGCTGATGATCGGGGCGATCTACCCCGTCCTCGGCCACGCCGCTCGTGAACTGTTCGGGAGCTGACCCACATGGCGACGACTGAAACCACCGCCTCGGGCATCGGCCCCGTCGAAGGCGCGGGCACGTATCCGGGCTACGACGCCGACAACCCGGCGCCCCTGATCGAGGCCCCGCGCAAGCGCACCAAGAAGACCCCGAAGTCCACCCGTGGCAACTTCGAGATGTACGGCTGGCTGTTCATGCGGCTGTCCGGCATCGTCCTGGTCGTGCTGGTCCTGGGCCACCTCCTCATCCAGCTGGTGCTGGACGGCGGCGTCTCCAAGATCGGCTTCGCCTTCGTGGCCGGCCGCTGGGCCTCCCCGTTCTGGCAGGTCTGGGACCTGCTGATGCTGTGGCTGGCGATGCTGCACGGCGCCAACGGCCTGCGCACCGTCATCAACGACTACGCGGAGCGCGCGAACACCCGGCTGTGGCTCAAGGGCCTGCTCTACACCGCCACGGTGTTCACGATCCTGCTGGGCACGCTGGTGATCTTCACCTTCGACCCGAACATCCGCTAGGCCACCGGGTCACAAGGGGCTGAGGTAATTCTGATGAAGATCCACAAGTACGACACCGTCATCGTCGGCGCGGGCGGCGCCGGCATGCGCGCGGCCATCGAGTCGACGAAGCGCAGCCGTACCGCCGTACTGACGAAGCTCTACCCGACCAGGTCCCACACGGGCGCCGCGCAGGGCGGTATGGCCGCCGCGCTCGCCAACGTGGAGGAGGACAACTGGGAGTGGCACACCTTCGACACGATCAAGGGCGGTGACTACCTGGTCGACCAGGACGCCGCCGAGATCCTGGCGAAGGAGGCCATCGACTCGGTCCTCGACCTGGAGAAGATGGGCCTGCCGTTCAACCGGACGCCCAACGGGACGATCGACCAGCGCCGCTTCGGCGGTCACAGCCGCAACCACGGCGAGGCGCCGGTCCGCCGGTCCTGCTACGCGGCCGACCGCACCGGTCACATGATCCTCCAGACGCTGTACCAGAACTGTGTGAAAGAGGGCGTGGAGTTCTTCAACGAGTTCTACGTCCTCGACCAGCTGATCGTCGAGATCGACGGCGTGAAGCGGTCCGCGGGCGTCATCGCCTACGAACTCGCCACCGGTGAGATCCACGTCTTCCAGGCGAAGGCCGTGATCTACGCGTCCGGCGGCACCGGCAAGTTCTTCAAGGTGACGTCGAACGCCCACACGCTCACGGGTGACGGCCAGGCGGCGGTCTACCGTCGCGGGCTACCGCTGGAGGACATGGAGTTCTTCCAGTTCCACCCGACCGGCATCTGGCGCATGGGCATCCTGCTGACGGAGGGCGCCCGTGGTGAGGGCGGCATCCTCCGCAACAAGGACGGCGAGCGCTTCATGGAGAAGTACGCGCCGGTGATGAAGGACCTGGCGTCGCGTGACGTCGTGTCCCGCTCCATCTACACGGAGATCCGCGAGGGACGCGGCTGCGGACCCGAGGGCGACCACGTCTACCTCGACCTCACCCATCTCCCGCCGGAGCAGCTGGACGCCAAGCTGCCCGACATCACCGAGTTCGCGCGCACCTACCTCGGTATCGAGCCGTACACGGACCCGATCCCGATCCAGCCCACCGCGCACTACGCGATGGGCGGCATCCCGACCAACGTCCAGGGTGAGGTGCTCTCCGACAACACGACGGTGGTACCGGGCCTGTACGCGGCCGGCGAGGTCGCGTGTGTGTCGGTGCACGGCGCCAACCGTCTGGGCACGAACAGCCTCCTGGACATCAACGTGTTCGGGAAGCGGGCCGGTATCGCGGCGGCGGAGTACAGCCAGAAGGCCGACTTCGTCGAACTCCCCGAGAACCCGGCGGAGTTGGTGGTCTCCCAGGTGGAGCGCCTGCGTGAGTCCACGGGCACGGAGCGGGTCGCCGCGCTGCGTCTGGAGCTGCAGGAGTGCATGGACGCCAACGTGATGGTGTTCCGTACCGAGCAGACGATCAAGACGGCGGTGGAGAAGATCGCGGAGCTGCGCGAGCGCTACCGCAACGTCTCGATCCAGGACAAGGGCCGGCGCTTCAACACCGACCTCCTGGAGGCCATCGAGCTGGGCAACCTGCTCGACCTGGCCGAGGTCATGGCGGTCTCCGCGCTGGCCCGCAAGGAGTCGCGCGGCGGTCACTACCGCGAGGACTACCCGACCCGCGACGACGTCAACTTCATGCGCCACACCATGGCGTACCGCGAGGTGGGCGACGACGGCACCGAGTCCATCCGTCTCGACTACAAGCCGGTCGTCCAGACCCGCTACCAGCCGATGGAGCGTAAGTACTGATGGCAACCCCTGTTCTGGACAAGGCGGAAGCGGCCGGCGAGCCCGAGCCCGGCTTCGCCGACTCCCCGTACATCACGGTCACCTTCCGCATCCGCCGCTTCAACCCGGAGCTGGCGGCCGAGGCGGTCTGGGAAGACTTCCAGCTGGAGATCGACCCCAAGGAGCGCGTCCTCGACGCCCTCCACAAGATCAAGTGGGACCAGGACGGTTCGCTGACGTTCCGTCGCTCCTGCGCGCACGGCATCTGCGGTTCGGACGCCATGCGGATCAACGGCAAGAACCGTCTTGCCTGCAAGACCCTGATCAAGGACATCAACCCCGCCAAGCCGATCACGGTCGAGGCCATCAAGGGCCTGACGGTCCTGAAGGACCTCGTCGTCGACATGGAGCCGTTCTTCCAGGCGTACCGCGATGTGATGCCCTTCCTCATCACGAAGGACACCAACGAGCCGACGCGCGAGCGCTTCCAGACTGCGGAGGACCGGGAACGGTTCGACGACACCACGAAGTGCATCCTGTGCGCGGCGTGCACGTCGTCGTGCCCGGTCTTCTGGAACGACGGCCAGTACTTCGGCCCGGCCGCGATCGTCAACGCCCACCGCTTCATCTTCGACTCGCGTGACGAGGCCGGCGAGCAGCGGCTGGAGATCCTGAACGACCGTGACGGTGTCTGGCGCTGCCGGACGACGTTCAACTGCACGGACGCGTGCCCTCGCGGCATCGAGGTCACGAAGGCGATCCAGGAAGTGAAGCGGGCGCTGATCACGCGCCGGTTCTGATCTTCCGGTGTTGTTGAGTTCACCCGAGGGCCCTGTTTCTGCGGATGCGGAAACAGGGCCCTCGGGCGTTTCGGCCCGTCTGCACCATTAGGAACTCGGTCAACTCCCGTTACAGACTGGGCACATGACCATCCTGAGGAAATCGATCGCAGCACTGTCGGCCGCCGCGGCAATGGCTGCCACGCTGCTCGCGATACCCCCCACCGCCTCGGCAACCTCGGCAACTCCCGCGCACGGAACAGTGTTTGGCCAACGGCCCCTCGCACGCGAGAACTTCGACCACCTTCCGCTCGGCCCGGTCACCGCAGGCCACGGCTGGACGACGGACACCTCCAACGGCACCCTGACCATCGCCCGCAGCTCGACCGGCAAGGGCCGCGAACTCCGTGTCCATACGGAGGGCAACGGCCGCGCCTTCCTCGTCTTCCCCGACCTCGCCCCGCCCGGCAACAGCTACTGGGCCCGCCTGCGCCTACGCCTGGACGCCGTCCCCACGGCCCCCGACTGGGCCCACTGGACGGCCGCGGAGGCCTCCGGCTCCGACTCCCCCACCCTCGTACGCCCGTTGGGCGGTCAGTACGCCCCCACGGACAAGGGCAACTTCTGGGGCGTCGGTTCCGACCTGGGTCTCACGGGCGACTGGACGTCATGGAAGACGTCGGCCCCGGCGGTCGCGGGTAGTTGGAGTTGCGTGGAGTTCCATCTGGACGCCGCTGACAACCGGGTCACGGTGTACTTCGACGGGGTCGAGCAGTCGGACCTGACGGTCGACACCAAGCACCACGGCGGCGCCCAGGACTCCGACTTCGTCTTCCCGACGTTCGACAAGCTGAAGCTGGGCTGGCAGCTGTACCAGGCCAACCCGTCGCCGTCGTCGTACGACGTGCGGATGGACGACGTGGTGGTGAGTTCGCGGCGTACGGGCGGGTGTTGAGTCGGAGCACCCCGGACCGGATACCTGTCACGCCTCGCCGACAACATGGAGTCGGCCCAACTCGGCCTGGCCGGTGAACTCGTTCAGGAGGCACAGCACACTCTGGACGGGCGCCGGTGGACTCCTGGCGAACTACACCTGCTGGCAGTCCAGTTGACCGAGGCATTGACGAACATTCACCGGATCGCGGTGAGCCGGGGTGCCTGCCTGCCCGCGCCCGCCTACGACGACCTTGACACCCTGGACCTGGACGACCTGGAGACCGGGGACGAGGAGCGGGACAGCCCCGGTCCCGTCCCGCTCGACTGACCGCCCATCACGATCTCCCGCTTGGGCGGGCGCCCGCCGCACCCGGCCGGATCGGGCCGCAGCGGAAATCCCCGGGAAGCCATGGCTCTCCGGGGACTTTCACTGCCTGCCGTCAGGCGCCCTTGGGCCGACCCTTCTGGCGGAGATCCTCGACGCCGGACAGTCGAAGCCGACTCTCTGATCAGCACCTCCCGGTCAGCGCACCCTGACCAGCACGGCCCGGTCACGGCCTCCCCCGTTCGCCTCACCCGCCTCCCCCGATTCCGCCGACCATCCCCTTACCCTGACGCCATGTCAGATGACGAGTCGTACGAACTGCTCGGGTTCGACAACGTGCTGCTGCCTGTCGGGGATCTCGGGGAGGCGGTCGACTTCTACGAGCGGGCCGGGTTCGGTGTCAACGCCCGGCTCGACGAGGCCGGGATCGCCGTGCTGAAGGTCGGCGCGGAGACTCCTGGATTGTTGCTGCGCGTCGAGGAAGCTCTCGGGCACCGGTCGCCGCCGTGGGCCTCGCCCCGGATCTGGCTTGAGGTGCCGGATGCCAAGGCCGCGTTCCGCGCCATGTCCGCGGCCGGGATCACCCCGCTCGACACCCCGCTCTCCGTGGCCACGGGCTGGACCGTCGAGATCGCGGATCCGTGGGGGAACGTCATCGGGTTCACGGACTACACGAAGCGGCCGGAGCTGGCACGTTCATGAGCCCGGCCGGCGGTTGACTGCCGTCAGGTCGATCTCGATCTCGTACGGCACCGCGACCTTCAGGCGGTCGCGGAGGATGCCGGTGAGCATGTACGTCTTCGTGGCCGGGTCGCGCTCGTAGACGTACACGACCGGCGGGCCCTCCTCGCCGTCCGCCTCGACCCGCCAGAAATGTGGGTCTCCTGCCGCCGCGTACTTGCGGGGCTTGCCCTCGCGGTCGCGTTCCAGTGTGTCGGCGGCGACGACCTCGACGACAAGGGCGACGCCCTCCGGTTCGTACCAGGTCTGGTCCGGGCCTGTGTTCGCGGTCCGCTCAAGCAGGCGCAGCGTGCGGGTGTGGAAGCGCGTCTGTCCCGCTCGTCCCGCGTGCTCACAGCCTCCCCCTTCGGCTCCTTCAGACAGAACCCCGTCGGCGGAACAACGCAGCCAACCCAGCCCAGTTACTGCTTGAACGTGTTCAAAAATAGGTCTACAGTCTCCTCCGTAAGCACTTTTGAACGCGTTCAAGTCGTTCAAGGAGCACGGGGACAAGGACTAAGACATGGACCTCACAGTCGTCGCATACGTCATCTACCTGCTGGTCAGCGTCGCGTTGACCGTCTGGGTGGCCCGCACCCTCAGTACCAACGGGCGGGTCTTTCTCGCCGATGTGCTGCGTGGGAACGAGAAGCTCGCCGATGCCGTCAACCATCTGCTCGTCGTCGGCTTCTATCTCGTCAACCTCGGGTTCGTCGCCCTCTATCTGAGCGGGGACGGGGACATCGGCAGCACCCGGGAGGTGTTCGAGGCGCTCTCCACCAAGCTCGGGGTCGTGCTGCTGGTGCTCGGTGTCATGCATCTCGCCAACGTGTTCGTGCTCAGCAAGATCCGTCGGCGCGGTGTCATGGAGCGGGAGCAGGTACCGCCCGTCGCGCCGCAGGGCTGGGTCGCCCCCACTGTCGGGGCGTGAGCACGATGAGCCACCTGAACG is a window of Streptomyces sp. B21-083 DNA encoding:
- a CDS encoding DUF4328 domain-containing protein, which codes for MLCKHCKLSTAASPEGLCWDCADAADEPTSGRTFVSQPVLSPPTAPTGPVVQPHGPAWLRSPVGLGKAVAVMLGVVLAADLFSVYAGLTMYDAMGSLADDGLGVGGYNALMRRADHADTLYAAAGVAQTVTFVATAVFYLVWFLRVRVNAEVFDPFGHSMKRGWAGWGWFVPVVCLWFPRRIMLDIWDASSAAGTRASHALVNAWWTLWLIALFTDSFGSRAYDRADTAEEIQDATGQVLFSDAVDLVAAVLAILVVLRLTRMQHEKALQGPASVGV
- a CDS encoding beta-N-acetylhexosaminidase, producing MTGRRRRAPERKRGLGRKTYGQGPGLLLGAGVLVAAGAVGVTVALWPVGDAGPDTGAGSDIASTGAARSSDAAGAASSPSTSSRAQAPAPPSPSPARVYPLSKTPRTIPAVREHIPARGPGWRPASASRVVVGAGALADEGKLLAGELRMTYGGTAAPRAGDVQLKLDPGQAAKGPESYTLTVTNGRVTVAGPAEAGVFYGTRTLKQEVSGGSTAPEGVVRDRPAKAQRGFMLDIARKPFTASWIKDRVRELGDLKFNELGLHFSDDQGFRIASDTHPEIVSSDHLTKAEVRGIVALAASRHITVVPEIDSPGHLGAVLAAHPDLQLRNAQGTPARGAIDISKPESAKIVDDLLGEYADLFPGASWNLGGDEYRALTVSSPATSYPQLAAAAAQKYGSGAGVSDLATGWLNDRAATVRAHGRTAMRAWNDGFYQSSSVQPGKNIQVAYWTGKEIGARQPAGYLSAGRKVVNYNDEYLYYVLGQPNTFVYPTGERIYKQWTPRVLRGSTAVSSAYDGQILGGVFAVWCDLAGSQTQNQVAAGIRMPLRATVQKLWDPRAQPPLSWTDFRKLAGRLG
- a CDS encoding 2-oxo-4-hydroxy-4-carboxy-5-ureidoimidazoline decarboxylase; this encodes MPAQTRAESPSPTPPSLERFNTEPAEDIERTLLSCLHSLRWARRLTDHRPYPDLDSLLAAADEAAYDLTPGDLSEALAAEALPALPDGVYSAAHMALGAAHAAYESRFGHVFVICVDHISPDEALNQVLSGIRSRLTNDPEEERVVAAEELRRLARKRLASHLRGAGNCATSRN
- the sdhC gene encoding succinate dehydrogenase, cytochrome b556 subunit, whose translation is MPAGTLYRGREGMWSWVAHRVTGVLIFFFLFVHVLDTALVRVSPEAYDGVVATYKNPIVAVLEYGLVAAILFHALNGLRVIAVDFWSKGPRFQKQMLWTVVGLWIVLMIGAIYPVLGHAARELFGS
- a CDS encoding succinate dehydrogenase hydrophobic membrane anchor subunit encodes the protein MATTETTASGIGPVEGAGTYPGYDADNPAPLIEAPRKRTKKTPKSTRGNFEMYGWLFMRLSGIVLVVLVLGHLLIQLVLDGGVSKIGFAFVAGRWASPFWQVWDLLMLWLAMLHGANGLRTVINDYAERANTRLWLKGLLYTATVFTILLGTLVIFTFDPNIR
- the sdhA gene encoding succinate dehydrogenase flavoprotein subunit, which produces MKIHKYDTVIVGAGGAGMRAAIESTKRSRTAVLTKLYPTRSHTGAAQGGMAAALANVEEDNWEWHTFDTIKGGDYLVDQDAAEILAKEAIDSVLDLEKMGLPFNRTPNGTIDQRRFGGHSRNHGEAPVRRSCYAADRTGHMILQTLYQNCVKEGVEFFNEFYVLDQLIVEIDGVKRSAGVIAYELATGEIHVFQAKAVIYASGGTGKFFKVTSNAHTLTGDGQAAVYRRGLPLEDMEFFQFHPTGIWRMGILLTEGARGEGGILRNKDGERFMEKYAPVMKDLASRDVVSRSIYTEIREGRGCGPEGDHVYLDLTHLPPEQLDAKLPDITEFARTYLGIEPYTDPIPIQPTAHYAMGGIPTNVQGEVLSDNTTVVPGLYAAGEVACVSVHGANRLGTNSLLDINVFGKRAGIAAAEYSQKADFVELPENPAELVVSQVERLRESTGTERVAALRLELQECMDANVMVFRTEQTIKTAVEKIAELRERYRNVSIQDKGRRFNTDLLEAIELGNLLDLAEVMAVSALARKESRGGHYREDYPTRDDVNFMRHTMAYREVGDDGTESIRLDYKPVVQTRYQPMERKY
- a CDS encoding succinate dehydrogenase iron-sulfur subunit: MATPVLDKAEAAGEPEPGFADSPYITVTFRIRRFNPELAAEAVWEDFQLEIDPKERVLDALHKIKWDQDGSLTFRRSCAHGICGSDAMRINGKNRLACKTLIKDINPAKPITVEAIKGLTVLKDLVVDMEPFFQAYRDVMPFLITKDTNEPTRERFQTAEDRERFDDTTKCILCAACTSSCPVFWNDGQYFGPAAIVNAHRFIFDSRDEAGEQRLEILNDRDGVWRCRTTFNCTDACPRGIEVTKAIQEVKRALITRRF
- a CDS encoding VOC family protein, whose protein sequence is MSDDESYELLGFDNVLLPVGDLGEAVDFYERAGFGVNARLDEAGIAVLKVGAETPGLLLRVEEALGHRSPPWASPRIWLEVPDAKAAFRAMSAAGITPLDTPLSVATGWTVEIADPWGNVIGFTDYTKRPELARS
- a CDS encoding Uma2 family endonuclease, which produces MNAFKSAYGGDCRPIFEHVQAVTGLGWLRCSADGVLSEGAEGGGCEHAGRAGQTRFHTRTLRLLERTANTGPDQTWYEPEGVALVVEVVAADTLERDREGKPRKYAAAGDPHFWRVEADGEEGPPVVYVYERDPATKTYMLTGILRDRLKVAVPYEIEIDLTAVNRRPGS